A single region of the Eremothecium gossypii ATCC 10895 chromosome V, complete sequence genome encodes:
- the YTM1 gene encoding Ytm1p (Syntenic homolog of Saccharomyces cerevisiae YOR272W (YTM1)): MVEDKSQVKVKFFTREQDESLHVLDAPLFAPVSLKRYGLSEIINHLLGLAEPVPFDFLIDGQLLRCSLQDYLTRKGLSSEAVLNVEYTRAVLPPSYLKSFSNEDWVSALDVGAERIVSGSYDGVVRTWNLSGKIEKQYSGHTGAVRAVKFISSTRLVSGGNDRTLRLWKTKNDDVKHVDELEGTEEAHTLAILEGHQAPVVSVDVQGDRILSASYDNSIGFWSTNHKDMTAVDPMDSLGDKASSAAKKRRKLTMKDGSVRRRAPLSLLESHKAPVEQVIFASNDSTVAYSVSQDHTIKTWDLVTSRCVDTKSTSYSLLSMVELPKLRLLACGSSARHITLHDPRADSSAKITQQQLLGHKNFVVALDTCPENEYMLCSASHDGTVKVWDIRSSSSIYTITREDQSVEKGINDKVFAVKWAKGVGIISGGQDKKIQFNKGDNIFKN, translated from the coding sequence ATGGTAGAGGACAAGTCGCAGGTGAAGGTAAAGTTCTTCACGCGGGAGCAGGACGAGTCGCTGCACGTTCTAGATGCTCCGCTGTTTGCTCCGGTGTCTCTGAAGCGGTATGGGCTATCGGAAATCATTAATCACCTGCTTGGGCTCGCAGAGCCGGTGCCGTTTGACTTCTTGATAGATggccagctgctgcggtGCTCCCTGCAGGATTACCTGACGCGAAAGGGACTTTCGAGTGAGGCGGTGCTGAATGTCGAGTACACTCGGGCCGTGCTTCCGCCTTCGTACCTGAAGAGCTTCAGCAACGAGGACTGGGTGAGCGCGCTCGATGTGGGCGCGGAGAGGATCGTGAGCGGGTCGTACGACGGTGTTGTGCGCACTTGGAACCTGTCGGGCAAAATTGAGAAGCAGTATTCGGGGCACACCGGTGCAGTGCGCGCGGTGAAGTTCATTTCGAGCACGCGCTTGGTGTCTGGCGGAAACGACCGGACACTGCGTCTATGGAAGACCAAGAATGACGATGTCAAGCACGTCGACGAGCTGGAGGGCACTGAGGAGGCGCACACACTTGCGATTCTGGAAGGACACCAGGCCCCAGTGGTTTCGGTGGACGTCCAAGGCGACCGCATTCTGTCTGCCTCGTACGACAACAGCATTGGGTTCTGGTCCACCAACCACAAGGATATGACTGCAGTCGATCCGATGGATAGCTTGGGGGACAAGGCCTCATCGGCGGCCAAGAAGCGGAGAAAGCTAACAATGAAGGATGGGTCTGTGAGAAGACGCGCACCATTATCCCTACTCGAATCGCACAAAGCTCCTGTCGAGCAAGTGATATTTGCAAGCAACGACTCCACTGTAGCCTACTCCGTCTCGCAGGATCACACGATTAAAACTTGGGATCTAGTTACCTCGCGTTGCGTCGACACGAAGTCAACCTCCTACTCTTTGCTGTCGATGGTCGAGCTTCCGAAGCTGCGCCTGCTAGCTTGCGGGTCCAGTGCAAGACACATAACTCTGCATGATCCAAGAGCGGACTCATCTGCTAAGATTACTCAACAGCAGTTGCTTGGACACAAGAACTTTGTGGTGGCCTTGGATACCTGCCCCGAAAACGAGTACATGCTATGCTCTGCCTCACATGACGGGACCGTTAAGGTCTGGGATATTAGATCCAGCTCTTCCATATATACCATTACAAGGGAAGATCAATCCGTCGAGAAAGGCATCAACGACAAGGTCTTTGCCGTAAAGTGGGCCAAGGGCGTCGGTATCATCAGCGGGGGGCAGGATAAGAAGATTCAGTTTAATAAAGGTGACAACATTTTCAAGAACTGA
- a CDS encoding uncharacterized protein (Syntenic homolog of Saccharomyces cerevisiae YMR209C): protein MAPGGTAYLVLVVSMLLMFLKRNQRFKSWALGKIQTSLTSSAFGPLDRLQVAKNLELVAGDQKETGCLAGAAAVGVFEALMAFNEYKSRALRQNGVIYKRTQGFGEVDMEQLRQIGYFDKVMAVNDSIVANEVVMRRLVEYTLSGLAAENPQFTAKLQKAMSHLGYSLKNGTLMRPNHEVVLGYFSKLHVVTDSINHIVRDYHPAYEVERKPLLEFIEGALKRVPSGKTLLVVPGSGCGGTAWHVATAHPEMQVSSVEFDPFMYLCNEYVLGESKDISLSSFATHYSGQLTAQNQCKQFHIKTSEIKRPKNLDLHLGDFRTFKPDQQYDNIVVISAYFIDTAENMLEYFNSIEGLKQHAKNLHWINAGPLKYGTKPMVQFTVEELTALRKVRGWKDEAFSVSTKELNGYLTNYNALFQGYYGLVKFHSVYTPN, encoded by the coding sequence ATGGCGCCCGGTGGAACTGCGTATCTGGTGCTGGTAGTCTCTATGCTGCTGATGTTCTTGAAAAGGAACCAGCGGTTCAAAAGCTGGGCGCTGGGCAAGATCCAGACGTCGCTGACGAGCTCTGCGTTCGGGCCCTTGGACCGCCTGCAGGTAGCCAAGAACCTGGAGCTGGTGGCCGGGGATCAGAAGGAAACGGGCTGCCTTGCGGGGGCGGCTGCTGTGGGGGTGTTTGAGGCGCTAATGGCGTTCAATGAATACAAGTCGCGGGCCCTGCGCCAGAACGGAGTCATCTACAAGCGGACGCAGGGGTTCGGTGAAGTAGACatggagcagctgcgccagaTTGGTTACTTCGACAAGGTTATGGCGGTGAACGACAGCATTGTCGCAAATGAGGTGGTCATGCGTCGGCTCGTGGAATACACGTTGTCCGGGCTGGCTGCGGAGAACCCGCAGTTCACGGCCAAGCTCCAGAAGGCCATGAGCCACCTGGGCTACAGCTTAAAAAATGGCACACTTATGCGGCCAAACCACGAAGTGGTTTTGGGATACTTCTCGAAGCTGCATGTGGTCACGGACTCGATTAATCACATTGTCCGCGACTACCATCCTGCATATGAAGTTGAGCGGAAGCCGCTCCTGGAGTTTATTGAGGGTGCCCTCAAACGGGTGCCCTCCGGAAAGACGTTACTTGTTGTCCCGGGATCGGGGTGCGGTGGAACCGCCTGGCATGTAGCCACAGCGCACCCGGAAATGCAAGTCAGCTCGGTTGAATTCGACCCATTCATGTACCTGTGCAATGAATATGTCCTGGGCGAAAGCAAGGATATCTCCCTGAGTTCATTTGCGACACACTACAGCGGACAGCTGACTGCGCAGAACCAATGCAAGCAGTTCCATATCAAAACATCGGAGATTAAGCGCCCTAAAAACTTAGACCTGCACTTGGGAGATTTCAGGACCTTCAAGCCCGACCAGCAGTACGACAACATCGTTGTTATCAGTGCTTACTTCATCGACACCGCCGAAAACATGCTAGAGTACTTTAACAGCATCGAGGGCCTGAAGCAGCACGCTAAGAACCTTCACTGGATAAACGCAGGTCCATTGAAATATGGAACCAAGCCTATGGTGCAGTTTACTGTCGAGGAACTTACCGCGCTCAGAAAAGTCCGTGGCTGGAAGGATGAGGCCTTCTCTGTCAGTACCAAGGAACTAAACGGGTACTTGACCAACTACAATGCCCTCTTTCAGGGCTATTACGGCCTAGTGAAATTCCATTCTGTATATACACCTAACTAG
- the TPO4 gene encoding Tpo4p (Syntenic homolog of Saccharomyces cerevisiae YOR273C (TPO4)) — MSAKRKYFLSGHWLQFQAESAKHTKQIMSLSSNSQSGQYASEELQNTEVDAKSLDWDDRFDPANPHNWPLWKKWSTAMVSALLCLAVTMGSSLYMGAVPTLVKEYGVNQTLACAGLSLYLLGLATVVGAPLSEVFGRKPVYLISLPISLLFSLGVGLSNGRMAVILPMRLFSGIFASPALSVASGTIVDIFDVDEVSVAMSLFCMAPFLGPVISPIMGGYAAENGGWRWVVWIRLISGGVLMPMLIVMPETHKYIILARRARKRGVNLRKSRPGETRAFIKRTLTETLFRPIKMLVVEPIVLVFSVYVAFVFSVLFAFFEAYPTIFRGVYHFTMGQTGLTFIGISVGLWLGMMLYVWYDRKYFFPPAPPGTPLLANPQSIRDQPMRGRRDPETGQLVPLVPEMFLTVTKFGSLALPVALFWLGWSARPSVHWIVPALAGIPFGFGMILIFFSVLMYFTTTYPVLVVSSAFAANNLLRYVTSCVFPLFTIQMYENLGIGWASSVFGFISLALVPVPWIFERYGKAMRHKSVFGYNAMATARQQEENASEGQLKLDHVTSSDPIKNKDLKEDSQC; from the coding sequence ATGAGTGCCAAGCGCAAATATTTCCTCAGCGGACACTGGCTTCAATTCCAAGCAGAGAGCGCAAAGCATACAAAACAGATCATGAGTTTGTCGTCAAACTCTCAATCGGGGCAATACGCAAGCGAAGAGCTGCAGAATACAGAGGTCGACGCCAAGAGTCTTGACTGGGACGATCGGTTCGACCCCGCCAACCCTCATAACTGGCCGTTATGGAAGAAGTGGAGTACCGCGATGGTGTCTGCGCTTCTGTGCCTGGCGGTAACGATGGGCTCCTCATTGTATATGGGAGCAGTGCCCACGCTAGTAAAGGAATACGGAGTTAACCAGACACTGGCTTGCGCCGGCCTTTCGTTGTACCTTCTCGGGTTGGCAACGGTTGTTGGCGCTCCGCTATCGGAGGTGTTTGGCCGTAAGCCTGTGTACCTTATCTCGCTGCCAATTAGTCTACTATTTTCTCTCGGAGTGGGACTGTCCAATGGACGCATGGCCGTGATTTTGCCGATGCGCTTGTTTTCAGGCATATTCGCGTCACCGGCGCTTTCGGTAGCGAGCGGAACGATCGTAGACATCTTCGATGTGGATGAAGTATCCGTGGCGATGTCGCTTTTCTGTATGGCTCCATTTCTTGGGCCTGTCATCTCTCCAATTATGGGGGGATACGCTGCGGAGAACGGCGGCTGGCGTTGGGTGGTGTGGATCCGGCTTATCTCTGGCGGCGTGCTAATGCCGATGCTGATTGTGATGCCCGAAACGCACAAGTACATCATTTTGGCCAGGCGCGCCCGCAAGCGGGGTGTTAATCTCCGTAAATCGAGACCCGGCGAGACTCGCGCCTTCATCAAGCGCACGCTAACAGAGACGCTCTTCCGCCCTATCAAGATGCTGGTGGTTGAGCCGATTGTGCTCGTCTTCTCGGTGTATGTCGCCTTCGTCTTCTCGGTGCTATTCGCCTTTTTCGAAGCGTACCCCACCATCTTCCGTGGGGTCTACCACTTCACCATGGGGCAGACCGGCCTCACCTTCATTGGCATTTCCGTGGGTCTCTGGCTAGGCATGATGCTGTACGTGTGGTACGACCGCAAGTACTTCTTCCCGCCTGCTCCGCCGGGCACCCCGCTGTTGGCAAACCCGCAGAGCATCCGCGACCAACCCATGCGCGGTCGCCGCGATCCGGAGACCGGTCAGCTGGTCCCATTGGTGCCCGAGATGTTCCTCACCGTGACAAAGTTCGGCTCTCTCGCACTGCCCGTGGCCCTCTTCTGGCTGGGCTGGTCCGCGCGCCCATCTGTCCACTGGATTGTCCCCGCCCTCGCGGGTATCCCCTTTGGCTTCGGCATGATTCTCATCTTCTTCAGCGTGCTAATGTATTTTACGACCACGTATCCCGTGCTCGTCGTCTCATCCGCGTTTGCAGCCAACAATCTCCTGCGTTATGTGACCAGTTGCGTGTTCCCGCTCTTCACCATACAGATGTACGAAAATCTCGGCATCGGGTGGGCGTCATCTGTCTTCGGGTTCATCAGTTTGGCGCTTGTGCCTGTGCCATGGATCTTCGAGCGGTACGGTAAGGCTATGCGCCACAAGTCTGTCTTTGGCTACAACGCAATGGCCACCGCCCGCCAACAGGAGGAGAACGCCTCCGAGGGCCAGCTCAAGCTCGACCATGTCACATCTTCCGACCCAATAAAGAACAAAGACTTAAAGGAAGACAGTCAGTGTTAG
- the DML1 gene encoding Dml1p (Syntenic homolog of Saccharomyces cerevisiae YMR211W (DML1)) yields MREIVTITASHRANHLITQFFNGQERALHERDEQAGSDPSVFLHGTIDADGRTMSYEPRAVLWDAKGGSGALGRFQYWSQDDYADEEEPPRAAPGIEVVQTAARVRRSAYQRALDAGEAPPALTAAGARYWSDYGRMIYGQDSVQELAHWHHDVAAPSAPDFEALGQRRFDRYENGYEVFTEECARDFFDISLHRQLEQCDTLQGFNLVTETDNGWGGFMAALQEQLREEVPKVCYFGWGLNVDESGPRHPPRAGFQRQSNKLRATLAMLEQSDLYFPIRSEAADSLWEAGGWACHVLDSVNSAMCLEKSRTLRFMNQLADRLHSGDEQRNVVSLMSSGQRSYSYFADAPRHRSSRGDPHTFSRCRLLRGSHSPPETTLSVENLELIRTYAWRPADTIPETARNLHHIDLGVTEKCRDVFKNWYEMVAKQFRYDPDREELKERLGTLGAAYECGWYSDDDSGDDT; encoded by the coding sequence ATGCGGGAGATTGTGACGATTACAGCTTCGCACAGAGCTAACCATCTCATCACACAGTTCTTCAACGGCCAAGAAAGGGCCCTACACGAGCGCGATGAGCAGGCGGGTAGTGACCCCAGCGTGTTTCTCCACGGCACAATAGATGCTGATGGAAGGACAATGAGCTACGAGCCGCGCGCAGTGCTGTGGGACGCCAAAGGAGGTAGTGGGGCACTTGGAAGGTTCCAGTACTGGTCGCAAGACGACTACGCGGACGAAGAGGAACCGCCGCGGGCCGCACCAGGGATCGAAGTGGTACAGACAGCCGCGCGAGTGCGGCGATCCGCATATCAGCGTGCGTTGGACGCAGGCGAGGCACCGCCGGCACTCACTGCCGCCGGGGCACGCTACTGGTCGGACTATGGACGGATGATCTATGGCCAGGACAGCGTGCAGGAGCTCGCGCATTGGCACCACGACGTGGCGGCGCCCAGTGCGCCAGACTTTGAGGCCCTTGGGCAGAGACGGTTCGACAGGTACGAGAACGGCTACGAGGTGTTCACCGAGGAGTGTGCGCGGGACTTCTTCGACATAAGTCTGCACCGCCAGCTGGAACAGTGCGACACGCTACAGGGTTTCAATCTCGTCACCGAGACTGACAACGGTTGGGGTGGCTTCATGGCCGCGCTCCAAGAGCAGTTGCGCGAGGAAGTGCCCAAGGTGTGCTACTTCGGGTGGGGCCTCAACGTCGATGAGTCTGGGCCGCGCCACCCCCCTCGCGCGGGCTTCCAGCGGCAATCTAACAAGCTCCGCGCCACCCTCGCAATGCTCGAGCAAAGCGATCTGTATTTCCCGATCCGCAGCGAAGCTGCTGATTCGCTTTGGGAGGCGGGCGGCTGGGCCTGCCATGTGTTGGATAGCGTCAACTCTGCCATGTGCTTAGAAAAATCCCGCACTTTGCGCTTCATGAACCAGCTGGCGGACCGTCTACACAGTGGAGATGAGCAGCGGAATGTGGTTTCGCTCATGTCATCGGGTCAGCGCTCCTACTCCTACTTTGCGGACGCTCCGAGACATCGCTCATCGCGCGGAGACCCACATACCTTTTCGCGATGCCGTCTGTTGAGAGGATCCCATTCTCCACCAGAAACTACCCTTTCAGTGGAAAACCTCGAGCTGATACGCACATATGCATGGCGGCCTGCGGATACTATTCCAGAGACAGCCCGGAATTTGCACCACATTGATCTTGGGGTGACAGAAAAATGCCGCGATGTTTTCAAGAACTGGTACGAAATGGTGGCAAAACAATTCCGATATGATCCGGACCGCGAAGAGCTGAAGGAACGCTTGGGGACGCTAGGTGCGGCTTACGAGTGTGGCTGGTACAGCGACGATGATTCCGGCGATGACACATAA
- the MOD5 gene encoding tRNA dimethylallyltransferase (Syntenic homolog of Saccharomyces cerevisiae YOR274W (MOD5)) — translation MLRRLLQRVRMGQSLFQPKVLVIAGTTGVGKSQLAVELALRFNGEVINSDSMQVYCGVPIITNKHPIEERRGVKHHLMDYVGWHEEYYLHRFEQECLQCIDDIHRRGKLPIIVGGTHYYLQALFQKRVKGEGSRAPTAAEQELLNSGDADAVYEALGKVDPDIAAKYHPNDIRRVRRMLEIYYTTGTKPSRTFAAQELQLRYDTLFLWLYSDMDSLGPRLDARVDNMLANGGMAEIRELYGYYRNNTYSEEQCQNGIWQVIGFKEFLPWLENSAMESLETCVDKMKTRTRQYAKKQIKWIRKMLIPDISGKIYLLDASDLSRWDNLVHMKAVKMAASFLENSEEVAHELAPPELQFLLTSPARTSSPKENKDWTHYKCPICRDKNDQELTAIGEHNWLIHTRSRRHKANLNRGKKKKAYEEWAKKKLAEEMIEPSSTPTSLS, via the coding sequence ATGCTGAGGcgtctgctgcagcgcgtGAGGATGGGGCAGAGTCTGTTTCAACCGAAAGTACTCGTAATTGCGGGTACGACTGGCGTGGGCAAGTCGCAGCTGGCCGTTGAGCTCGCCCTGAGGTTCAATGGCGAGGTGATCAACTCGGATTCGATGCAGGTATACTGCGGCGTCCCCATAATCACGAACAAGCACCCGATAGAGGAGCGGCGGGGCGTCAAACACCACTTGATGGACTATGTAGGCTGGCACGAAGAGTACTACCTGCACCGGTTCGAGCAGGAGTGTCTGCAGTGCATCGATGACATCCACAGGCGGGGCAAGCTGCCAATAATAGTCGGCGGCACCCACTACTACCTGCAGGCTTTATTCCAGAAACGAGTGAAGGGCGAGGGCAGTCGTGCCCCCACGGCAGCCGAGCAAGAGCTCCTGAACTCGGGGGACGCTGACGCTGTATACGAGGCTTTGGGCAAGGTTGACCCGGATATCGCTGCAAAATACCATCCTAATGATATCCGCCGTGTCCGGCGGATGCTTGAGATATACTACACGACTGGAACCAAGCCTAGCAGAACGTTTGCCGCCCAAGAGTTGCAGCTTCGTTACGATACCCTATTCTTGTGGCTATATAGCGACATGGACTCTCTTGGGCCGCGATTAGACGCGAGAGTGGATAATATGCTGGCCAACGGGGGGATGGCCGAAATACGTGAGCTTTATGGATATTATCGGAATAACACCTACAGCGAAGAGCAGTGCCAAAATGGAATATGGCAGGTCATCGGTTTTAAAGAGTTTTTACCATGGCTAGAAAATAGCGCAATGGAGAGTCTAGAAACATGCGTTGATAAAATGAAAACTAGGACGAGGCAGTATGCTAAGAAACAGATCAAATGGATTCGCAAGATGCTAATCCCCGACATCAGCGGCAAAATTTATTTGTTGGATGCATCCGACTTGAGTCGTTGGGATAATCTGGTTCACATGAAGGCTGTCAAAATGGCAGCATCCTTTTTGGAAAATTCCGAGGAAGTTGCACATGAGCTTGCGCCTCCCGAACTGCAGTTTTTGTTAACCAGTCCTGCTAGAACCTCCAGCCCAAAAGAGAATAAGGATTGGACACATTATAAATGTCCAATATGCAGGGACAAAAATGACCAGGAACTCACCGCGATAGGTGAGCACAATTGGTTAATACACACACGCAGTCGGCGACACAAGGCCAACCTTAACAGGGGTAAGAAGAAGAAAGCATATGAGGAGTGGGCTAAGAAAAAACTAGCTGAAGAGATGATTGAACCCTCTTCTACACCCACATCGCTGTCCTAA
- the RIM20 gene encoding Rim20p (Syntenic homolog of Saccharomyces cerevisiae YOR275C (RIM20)), whose protein sequence is MSQLSAVPLKMTLQVDMQAQLAAIIDSTFYQVSSVFIDDLAAVNDMRNRSLMEADASVSNLEALLEYCKTLFALIAKFPDRQIEFTWFETLGHKAYGKTSNLWKFELFNVIYNIGAVKSLLASSMGNDELKEACRYLQESAGCFQYILSAMERELESVIDEKTIRAVLNLMLAQAQECCWARALRDAMKHSPIARLALQVSNFYEEAHRYARISPVIRTKLVKYINEKSFYFAAVAHYRHALHFEEKQQYGNAVRSLNEAQEKIKGAGWGPEVLPFEKELNDTLNTLQRDNDLIYLQHIPSQCPVINPVSMVKPILIDLLSTGTQKIHLFRNLLPIDVIESSAAFNIRQDKYVEDYVKSPLVALNKLLHNSLPENEALPGMKHLTEEEFDIYAKTLAGLNEFSSQLGERLTVIKSLIDGATTRLPAEANHHADQDNSKDIVEEYNKRIVTLQGYLRQGEEITRETTQIFETVDRDLLTTQLQLAATNNPTMRKVEALTKERYDYIAEVEKKSLQNRILPSLVSNYKETGSLDFEPIFQEHLKMFKKDIEYVQLGKKRNAELIAELNAEEGEESGKIKRLSPRDIQIQDFKHSLHLLEQVKENIEEGQVFYEDLKESIGVLHEDVTDFLNKS, encoded by the coding sequence ATGTCTCAGCTATCAGCAGTACCATTAAAGATGACATTGCAGGTGGATATGCAAGCACAGCTCGCAGCGATTATCGATTCCACCTTCTACCAGGTATCATCAGTATTCATCGATGACCTTGCTGCCGTTAACGATATGCGCAATCGCAGCCTGATGGAAGCAGATGCATCAGTATCTAATCTAGAAGCACTCCTGGAATACTGTAAGACCCTATTTGCCCTGATCGCTAAATTTCCGGACCGCCAGATCGAGTTCACCTGGTTCGAAACACTAGGTCATAAGGCTTACGGGAAGACATCCAACCTTTGGAAGTTTGAGCTGTTCAATGTAATTTATAATATAGGCGCAGTTAAGTCCCTCTTGGCGTCCTCAATGGGCAACGACGAATTGAAGGAGGCATGCCGATACCTACAAGAAAGCGCAGGATGCTTTCAGTACATTTTATCAGCCATGGAGCGGGAACTTGAGTCAGTAATCGATGAAAAAACAATTAGGGCCGTACTGAACCTCATGCTTGCACAAGCACAAGAATGCTGTTGGGCACGGGCACTCCGTGATGCGATGAAGCATTCTCCGATTGCGAGGTTAGCTTTACAGGTTTCCAACTTCTACGAGGAAGCGCACAGGTATGCCAGGATAAGTCCTGTCATCAGGACAAAACTTGTCAAATATATCAACGAGAAGTCTTTCTATTTTGCTGCAGTTGCGCACTATAGGCATGCGCTTCACTTTGAAGAAAAGCAGCAGTACGGAAATGCGGTCCGATCTCTGAACGAAGCACAAGAAAAGATCAAAGGTGCAGGATGGGGACCCGAGGTCCTCCCCTTTGAAAAGGAGCTCAATGATACATTAAATACACTTCAGAGAGACAATGACCTTATATACCTACAGCACATCCCGAGCCAATGTCCGGTCATCAATCCTGTCAGCATGGTAAAACCGATACTCATTGACCTTCTTTCCACCGGGACGCAGAAAATTCACCTGTTTAGAAACCTACTACCCATAGATGTGATTGAAAGCTCAGCGGCATTCAATATCAGACAAGATAAATATGTCGAAGATTATGTCAAGAGTCCTCTAGTCGCCCTCAATAAGTTACTGCATAACAGTCTCCCCGAGAACGAAGCTCTTCCTGGAATGAAGCATTTGACAGAAGAGGAATTCGATATTTATGCTAAAACATTAGCCGGCTTGAACGAGTTCAGTTCTCAACTGGGCGAACGATTAACGGTTATTAAATCATTAATTGATGGAGCAACTACGCGTCTGCCTGCCGAGGCAAACCACCACGCAGATCAAGATAATTCGAAGGACATTGTAGAAGAGTATAACAAGCGGATTGTGACGTTACAAGGCTATTTGAGGCAAGGCGAGGAAATAACTAGGGAGACAACCCAAATATTCGAAACAGTAGACAGGGATTTACTTACGACACAACTCCAGCTGGCTGCCACGAACAACCCGACCATGAGAAAAGTAGAGGCACTTACCAAAGAAAGGTATGACTATATCGCAGAGGTTGAGAAGAAATCGCTACAGAACAGGATATTGCCCAGTCTTGTATCCAACTACAAAGAGACCGGCTCGCTCGATTTCGAACCCATATTTCAAGAACACTTGAAGATGTTTAAAAAGGACATCGAATATGTACAACTGGGGAAAAAACGCAATGCAGAGCTGATAGCTGAGCTAAATGCAGAGGAAGGCGAGGAGAGTGGGAAAATCAAGCGACTCAGTCCTCGAGATATACAGATTCAGGACTTCAAACACTCTTTGCATTTATTAGAACAGGTGAAGGAAAACATCGAGGAAGGACAGGTTTTCTATGAGGACCTCAAGGAGTCAATTGGTGTCCTGCACGAGGACGTCACGGATTTTTTAAACAAAAGTTAA